In Streptomyces alboniger, the following are encoded in one genomic region:
- a CDS encoding radical SAM protein, producing the protein MAVPRMLWGKYFQYERDGEAVLLDPVGLDSVFIDSGEVHDLAGVPPTATHEALAGLGFTPDGPSADRREALNHRLRLLGLDAAPRRISGLRVVLTDRCNMACTYCFVDTNTGKPDMTKEELTEGLEFLFEQNAGQDEVSIQWFGGEPTIRFDLMRYGDQLADTLADRYDVRRVRRTVVTNGARLTDEALDHFVAYKYGVGISIDGPPGINSANRLLLGGQPADDRIRRNVARFVEADGLHVGCNLTPTAANIGRLAETVRWIIDDLGLKFIYVNTPIPTAGRWRVNGADLARELYEARVAALGRGGMLFSVLDRAFQALDTRRPMLFDHMQGDRSLNAALLPGNRVSLCDINFTEPSFLHTLAELRADPSLLAGVAKKVAPIPECGDCPALGICGGPSRNEQALVGGGTPDPEMCAFYTSTVEIAVWDNTGVQ; encoded by the coding sequence ATGGCCGTCCCCCGGATGTTGTGGGGGAAGTACTTCCAGTACGAGCGGGATGGGGAAGCGGTTCTCCTCGACCCGGTCGGCCTGGACAGTGTGTTCATCGACTCCGGCGAGGTCCACGACCTCGCCGGGGTCCCCCCGACCGCGACTCACGAAGCCCTCGCTGGGCTCGGCTTCACCCCCGACGGCCCCTCGGCCGACCGGCGCGAAGCACTCAACCATCGCCTTCGACTCCTCGGCCTCGACGCCGCCCCTCGCCGCATCAGCGGCCTGCGCGTCGTCCTCACCGACCGCTGCAACATGGCCTGCACGTACTGCTTCGTCGACACGAACACCGGCAAGCCGGACATGACGAAGGAAGAGCTGACGGAGGGGCTGGAGTTCCTGTTCGAGCAGAACGCTGGACAGGACGAGGTCTCCATCCAGTGGTTCGGTGGCGAGCCGACCATCCGCTTCGACCTCATGCGCTACGGCGATCAGCTCGCCGATACTCTCGCCGACCGCTACGACGTGCGCAGGGTGCGGCGCACGGTCGTCACCAACGGTGCCCGGCTGACGGACGAGGCACTCGACCACTTCGTCGCGTACAAGTACGGGGTCGGCATCTCCATCGACGGCCCTCCGGGCATCAACTCGGCCAATCGCCTGCTGCTCGGCGGCCAGCCCGCCGACGACCGGATCCGCCGCAACGTCGCCCGGTTCGTCGAGGCAGACGGCCTGCATGTGGGCTGCAACCTCACCCCGACGGCCGCGAACATCGGACGTCTCGCCGAGACCGTCCGGTGGATCATCGACGATCTCGGGCTGAAGTTCATCTACGTCAACACGCCCATCCCCACCGCGGGCCGCTGGCGGGTCAACGGCGCCGACCTGGCCCGGGAGTTGTACGAGGCCCGCGTGGCCGCCCTGGGGCGGGGCGGGATGCTGTTCTCCGTCCTGGACCGCGCCTTCCAGGCACTCGACACCCGCCGGCCGATGCTCTTCGACCACATGCAGGGCGACCGCAGCCTGAACGCGGCCCTGCTGCCCGGCAACCGCGTCAGCCTGTGTGACATCAACTTCACCGAGCCGTCGTTCCTGCACACCCTCGCCGAGCTCCGCGCCGATCCCAGTCTCCTGGCTGGCGTGGCGAAGAAGGTCGCGCCGATCCCCGAGTGCGGCGACTGCCCGGCGCTTGGCATCTGCGGCGGCCCGTCCCGTAACGAGCAGGCCCTCGTCGGCGGCGGCACGCCGGATCCGGAGATGTGCGCGTTCTATACGAGCACCGTGGAGATCGCGGTGTGGGACAACACGGGGGTGCAATGA
- a CDS encoding radical SAM protein yields the protein MSTRVRTALISTAGHCKVACGFCFRADRAHGLLDTATYTRTLSRLKEAGVEGVCLSGGEPTHHPQLRQLVRLARQFGMAVSMVTSARTVAEVIALSQVAHLLANVTVSADSQGAMLLGRTTRTAVSGLDTLRAISTETKILHVTCWGLRDEECQNLAALVSEAGVEVQFSPVVLDERALRRDGKSVQDYLVQQRLDADVLSDHFNLSDRYRAYLDELGDLQFPTDGGERWSCRSAAAYVSADGDIRRCPYGQASVSAHAPRAAIREFLTAPAQDRVTPDCAAICRSASTCADDSASCAAV from the coding sequence ATGAGTACCCGCGTCCGTACCGCGTTGATCTCCACGGCCGGGCACTGCAAGGTGGCCTGCGGGTTCTGCTTCCGGGCCGACCGCGCCCACGGCCTCCTGGATACCGCGACCTACACCCGCACCCTGTCGCGGCTGAAGGAAGCGGGCGTGGAAGGGGTGTGCCTGAGCGGTGGCGAACCGACCCACCACCCGCAGCTCCGGCAGCTCGTACGGCTGGCTCGCCAGTTCGGCATGGCGGTGTCGATGGTGACCTCGGCCCGCACCGTGGCGGAGGTCATTGCTCTCTCCCAGGTGGCGCACCTGCTGGCCAATGTGACCGTCTCCGCCGACTCGCAGGGAGCGATGCTGCTGGGCCGCACCACCCGCACCGCGGTCTCCGGCCTCGACACGCTGCGAGCCATCAGCACCGAGACGAAGATCCTGCACGTCACCTGCTGGGGCCTGCGCGACGAGGAGTGCCAGAACCTGGCCGCCCTCGTGTCCGAGGCAGGGGTGGAGGTCCAGTTCAGTCCCGTCGTCCTCGACGAGCGCGCCCTGCGCCGCGATGGCAAGTCGGTCCAGGACTACCTGGTGCAGCAGCGGCTCGACGCCGACGTACTGAGCGACCACTTCAATCTGTCCGACCGATACCGGGCCTACCTCGACGAGCTGGGGGACCTGCAATTCCCCACGGACGGGGGTGAGCGGTGGTCATGCCGCTCAGCGGCCGCGTACGTCTCCGCGGACGGCGACATCCGGCGCTGCCCCTACGGCCAGGCATCGGTCAGTGCCCACGCTCCCCGGGCCGCGATCAGAGAGTTCCTGACCGCTCCGGCGCAGGACCGGGTGACCCCGGACTGCGCCGCCATCTGCCGCTCCGCCAGCACCTGTGCCGACGACAGTGCGTCGTGCGCTGCGGTGTGA
- the aspS gene encoding aspartate--tRNA(Asn) ligase, producing the protein MIHSRVHVSDLREHVGRTVSVCGWVNTLRLQRKMQFVIVRDSTGMVQVTHKRDDGPLEAELEALTPESVVRITGRVVDAAQVNLGGLEIVPETVEVLNRAATPLPIDEHTGLEQRLDWRFLDVRRRPSAQLLFAVQTTLEQGMREYAYAQGATEMHTPKLMGTASESGAEVFKLGYFDRSAYLAQSPQFYKQMAISAGIDKVFEIGPVFRAEPSFTSRHATEFTGVDVELAWIDGVEDVMAFEEQMLAHTIGKVADTHGEAIREHFGVEVTVPNTPFPRITMAEAHEILRKGGWDPQGVKEDLDPEGERSISAHIKEATGHEFVFITHYPIGIRPFYHMRQADDPSVTLSFDLLWKGLEVTTGAQREHRYDVLLKQAAEKSMSTEPLQDYLNAFRYGCPPHGGLGMGLGRVLMVMLGLDSIREATFLFRGPNRLTP; encoded by the coding sequence ATGATCCACAGCCGCGTACACGTCTCTGACCTGCGAGAACACGTCGGCCGTACCGTTTCCGTCTGCGGGTGGGTGAACACCCTCCGCCTGCAGCGCAAGATGCAATTCGTCATCGTGCGAGACAGCACCGGCATGGTGCAGGTGACCCACAAGCGCGACGACGGCCCCCTGGAAGCCGAGCTCGAAGCCCTCACTCCCGAGTCCGTCGTCCGTATCACCGGCCGTGTCGTCGACGCAGCCCAGGTCAACCTCGGCGGTCTGGAGATCGTCCCCGAGACGGTCGAGGTCCTGAACCGGGCCGCCACGCCACTGCCGATCGACGAGCACACCGGTCTGGAGCAGCGCCTGGACTGGCGTTTCCTGGACGTGCGCCGCCGACCCTCCGCCCAGCTGCTGTTCGCCGTACAGACCACCCTGGAGCAGGGCATGCGCGAGTACGCCTATGCGCAGGGCGCCACGGAGATGCACACCCCCAAGCTCATGGGCACCGCCTCGGAGTCCGGCGCGGAGGTCTTCAAGCTCGGCTACTTCGACCGCAGCGCCTACCTGGCGCAGTCGCCCCAGTTCTACAAGCAGATGGCGATCTCGGCCGGCATCGACAAGGTCTTCGAGATCGGGCCGGTCTTCCGCGCCGAGCCGTCGTTCACCTCCCGGCACGCCACCGAGTTCACCGGCGTCGACGTGGAGCTGGCCTGGATCGACGGCGTCGAGGACGTGATGGCGTTCGAGGAGCAGATGCTCGCCCACACCATCGGCAAGGTCGCCGACACGCACGGTGAGGCGATCCGCGAGCACTTCGGCGTCGAGGTCACCGTCCCCAACACGCCCTTCCCCCGCATCACCATGGCCGAGGCGCACGAGATCCTGCGCAAGGGCGGCTGGGACCCCCAGGGGGTCAAGGAGGACCTGGACCCGGAGGGCGAGCGGAGCATCTCGGCTCACATCAAGGAAGCCACCGGGCACGAGTTCGTGTTCATCACGCACTACCCGATCGGCATCCGGCCCTTCTACCACATGCGGCAGGCCGACGACCCGAGCGTGACCTTGAGCTTCGACCTGCTGTGGAAGGGGCTGGAGGTCACCACCGGCGCCCAGCGTGAGCACCGCTACGACGTGCTGCTGAAGCAGGCCGCCGAGAAGAGCATGAGCACGGAGCCGCTGCAGGACTACCTGAACGCGTTCCGCTACGGGTGCCCGCCGCACGGCGGGCTCGGTATGGGCCTGGGGCGGGTGCTGATGGTGATGCTCGGCCTGGACTCGATCCGCGAGGCCACCTTCCTCTTCCGCGGCCCGAACCGCCTCACGCCGTAA
- a CDS encoding GNAT family N-acetyltransferase, producing MPVRRAVVADAGELARLRQLSLTCPAVPWTRPRAVPDGPWVEECQEAIAAMLRDQDTAAAFVVAAEPGRMAASAMGLLLPRLPGPDSGKPFNGDISTVATDPEFRRRGYARAVVTALMDWMTVSGCKRISLASSPEGEPLYTSLGFAYDDPRMSWRVR from the coding sequence GTGCCCGTACGACGGGCGGTAGTCGCCGATGCCGGGGAGCTGGCCCGCCTGCGCCAGCTTTCGCTGACCTGCCCGGCTGTGCCTTGGACCAGGCCGAGGGCGGTACCGGACGGGCCATGGGTCGAGGAGTGCCAGGAGGCCATCGCCGCCATGCTCCGCGACCAGGACACGGCTGCAGCGTTCGTGGTCGCCGCCGAACCGGGCCGCATGGCGGCCAGCGCGATGGGGCTTCTTCTGCCCAGGCTTCCGGGCCCAGATAGCGGCAAGCCGTTCAACGGCGACATCAGCACCGTCGCAACCGATCCGGAGTTCCGCAGGCGCGGCTATGCGCGGGCCGTGGTAACAGCGCTCATGGACTGGATGACCGTAAGCGGCTGCAAGCGCATCAGCCTCGCCTCCAGCCCGGAGGGTGAGCCGCTGTATACGTCGCTCGGGTTCGCTTACGACGACCCGCGGATGTCCTGGCGGGTCCGTTGA
- a CDS encoding amino acid permease, whose translation MPLDVSRVSDEERLKQLGYQQTLSRSMSGRANFGVSFTIISILSGCMTMYGYGMNTGGPAVIMWGWLFVGLMTLFVGLSMAEVCSAYPTSAGLYFWAHRMAPKRSAAAWAWFTGWFNTLGQIAVTAGIDFGAATFLNALLDLQFGFDATPGHTITLFGIILVLHGVLNTFGVRIVAFLNEVSIWWHVLGVVVICGALVLVPDHHQSTGFVFGEFVNNTGFSSSTYVVLIGLLMAQYTFTGYDASAHMTEETIDASTAGPKGIVRSILVSLAAGFVLLFGFTYAIQSYAGSLDSATGVPPAQILMDALGAAAGKWLLLVIIVAQLFCGMASVTANSRMIYAFSRDGALPFSRTWHKLSPATRTPANAVWLATGGAFVLGLPYLWNSTAYAAVTSIATIGLYIAYVIPTLLRLRQGERFERGPWHLGPWSTLVGTIAVAWVVVITVLFMLPQSSPITADTFNYAPIAVGVVVAFCGIWWLASARKWFLNPAHPRNARPDREREVARS comes from the coding sequence GTGCCTCTCGATGTCTCCCGTGTCTCCGACGAGGAACGCCTCAAGCAGCTGGGCTACCAGCAGACGCTGTCGCGCTCGATGTCCGGCCGCGCGAACTTCGGCGTCAGCTTCACGATCATCTCCATCCTGTCCGGCTGCATGACCATGTACGGCTACGGCATGAACACCGGCGGGCCAGCGGTCATCATGTGGGGCTGGCTGTTCGTCGGCCTGATGACGCTCTTCGTCGGTCTGTCCATGGCGGAGGTCTGCTCCGCCTATCCGACGTCCGCGGGCCTGTACTTCTGGGCCCACCGCATGGCCCCGAAGCGGTCGGCGGCGGCGTGGGCGTGGTTCACCGGCTGGTTCAACACCCTCGGACAGATAGCCGTGACCGCGGGCATCGACTTCGGCGCCGCCACCTTCCTCAACGCCTTACTGGACCTCCAGTTCGGCTTCGACGCCACACCCGGCCACACGATCACGCTGTTCGGGATCATCCTCGTGCTGCACGGCGTGCTGAACACTTTCGGCGTGCGCATCGTCGCCTTCCTCAACGAGGTGTCGATCTGGTGGCACGTCCTCGGCGTCGTCGTCATCTGCGGCGCCCTGGTCCTCGTCCCCGACCACCACCAGTCCACCGGCTTCGTGTTCGGCGAGTTCGTCAACAACACCGGCTTCTCGTCCAGCACCTACGTGGTGCTCATCGGCCTGCTGATGGCGCAGTACACCTTCACCGGTTACGACGCCTCCGCCCATATGACCGAGGAGACCATCGATGCCTCGACCGCCGGTCCCAAGGGCATCGTCCGCTCGATCCTCGTCTCCCTGGCGGCCGGGTTCGTCCTTCTCTTCGGCTTCACCTACGCCATCCAGTCCTACGCCGGATCCCTCGACTCCGCCACGGGCGTGCCCCCGGCGCAGATCCTCATGGACGCGCTCGGCGCGGCGGCCGGCAAGTGGCTGCTACTGGTCATCATCGTGGCCCAGCTGTTCTGCGGCATGGCCTCGGTGACCGCCAACTCCCGCATGATCTACGCCTTCTCCCGCGACGGCGCGCTGCCGTTCTCCCGGACGTGGCACAAGCTCAGCCCCGCCACCCGCACCCCTGCCAACGCCGTCTGGCTGGCCACTGGTGGCGCCTTCGTCCTGGGCCTGCCCTACTTGTGGAACAGCACGGCGTACGCGGCCGTCACGTCCATCGCGACCATCGGCCTGTACATCGCCTATGTGATCCCGACGCTCTTGCGGCTGCGGCAGGGGGAGCGGTTCGAGCGCGGCCCGTGGCACCTCGGCCCCTGGTCCACCCTCGTGGGCACGATCGCCGTCGCCTGGGTCGTGGTGATCACAGTGCTGTTCATGCTGCCGCAGAGCTCACCGATCACTGCTGACACTTTCAATTACGCGCCTATCGCAGTCGGCGTCGTCGTCGCCTTCTGCGGAATCTGGTGGCTCGCTTCGGCCCGCAAGTGGTTCCTGAACCCGGCCCACCCCCGCAACGCCCGCCCCGATCGCGAGCGGGAAGTGGCTCGCTCGTAG
- a CDS encoding restriction endonuclease has protein sequence MSRRRPARRPSRRSPARRRSRKQDEQVALLVAAVVAIGLVAAVVQWLLVHWWVLVLVVLVAAGAGGLWFRQVQQRAAWVRVRAQALRLRIAEIDALDHRAFEFAIRDLMSRDGGQAEQLGGAGDNACDVRAVDPAGRVWAIQCKHRRDGDRGSAVGVGVLQQVNGTARQIHGADIAVVLTNGRFSSKAIPWGREHRIHLVDRRMLGEWAAGSRPLWDLLDRIPPPRRPTQLS, from the coding sequence ATGAGCCGCCGCCGCCCGGCACGGCGCCCCTCGCGGCGCAGCCCGGCTCGCCGTCGTTCCAGGAAGCAGGACGAGCAGGTCGCCTTGCTGGTGGCCGCGGTCGTCGCGATCGGCCTGGTCGCTGCCGTCGTGCAGTGGCTGCTGGTGCACTGGTGGGTCCTCGTCCTCGTCGTGCTGGTCGCCGCCGGCGCGGGTGGCCTGTGGTTCCGGCAGGTACAGCAGCGAGCTGCCTGGGTACGCGTCCGTGCCCAGGCCCTGCGGCTGCGCATCGCCGAGATAGATGCCCTGGACCACCGCGCGTTCGAGTTCGCCATAAGGGACTTGATGAGCCGGGACGGCGGTCAGGCCGAGCAGCTCGGCGGCGCCGGCGACAATGCCTGCGATGTGCGTGCCGTCGACCCGGCGGGCCGCGTGTGGGCGATCCAGTGCAAGCACCGCCGCGACGGCGACCGCGGCTCTGCCGTCGGGGTCGGGGTGCTCCAGCAGGTCAACGGCACCGCCCGGCAGATCCACGGGGCGGACATCGCGGTCGTCCTCACCAACGGCCGCTTCTCCTCCAAGGCCATCCCCTGGGGCCGGGAGCACCGCATCCATCTCGTCGACCGCCGCATGCTCGGAGAGTGGGCGGCGGGCTCGCGCCCGCTGTGGGACCTGCTGGACCGCATCCCACCGCCGCGTCGGCCGACGCAGCTTTCCTGA
- a CDS encoding relaxase/mobilization nuclease domain-containing protein: MIPKIILGKGPKAARRTIGYLFGPGRANEHTDPHLVASWNNFAPDPGRSPHRDPKDVEDQLARQLDQPVQMLGDKAPKYTVWHCPVRAAPEDPILTDTQWADIARRIVAAAGIAPDGDEEACRWVAVRHADDHIHIAATLVRQDGRRPKRDYDQRAVQKEARQIEVDYGLRRLKPGDGTAAKRPTSKEHFKAKRLGQDATSREILRTRVRRAVAAASSEAEFFAFLKATGVNVRPKTEPSGDVTGYSVTLPGDVNKQDEPIWYAGSTLAGDLSLPKIRQRLATTGPEPAATPPGNPWHQATAATERIPHHLTHGDDGAAQGQLVALGAALDLLPLTAPTAVRGELERAAAAFERATRSRIAADLDSARVLRRSVQAIWHNPASVGDGSGLAMVIDAALTAVGFARHWHRTRQHAQQEVAAEQALLHLQTAYAQIAGPVLDGLAHRAPTLQTKHRLAQHVRQAVPEYAERILEDSAWDALAAVLVEAEKAGHKAATVLDQAVGQRTLDDARNPARALTWRIQRLGQRHAPGPRAQVQFQAAMPHPAPGTTAPGVRPTNGAARRH, encoded by the coding sequence GTGATACCGAAGATCATCCTTGGCAAGGGGCCCAAGGCCGCCCGTCGCACGATCGGCTACCTCTTCGGACCGGGCCGCGCCAACGAGCACACCGACCCGCACCTGGTGGCCTCCTGGAACAACTTCGCCCCCGACCCCGGCCGCAGCCCCCACCGCGACCCGAAGGACGTGGAGGACCAACTCGCCCGTCAGCTCGACCAGCCCGTACAGATGCTCGGCGACAAGGCACCCAAATACACCGTGTGGCACTGCCCCGTCCGCGCCGCACCCGAAGACCCCATCCTCACCGACACCCAGTGGGCCGACATCGCCCGCCGCATCGTGGCCGCTGCCGGCATCGCCCCCGACGGCGACGAGGAAGCCTGCCGCTGGGTCGCCGTCCGCCACGCCGACGACCACATCCACATCGCCGCCACCCTCGTACGCCAAGACGGCCGACGCCCCAAGCGCGACTACGACCAGCGCGCCGTCCAGAAGGAGGCCCGCCAGATCGAAGTCGACTACGGACTGCGCCGATTGAAGCCAGGCGACGGCACCGCCGCCAAGCGCCCCACCAGCAAAGAGCACTTCAAGGCCAAGCGCCTGGGCCAGGACGCCACATCCCGCGAGATCCTACGCACGCGCGTACGCCGCGCCGTGGCCGCCGCCTCCAGCGAAGCCGAGTTCTTCGCCTTCCTGAAGGCCACCGGCGTGAACGTACGCCCGAAGACCGAGCCGTCCGGCGACGTCACCGGCTACAGCGTCACCCTGCCCGGCGACGTCAACAAACAGGACGAACCCATCTGGTACGCGGGCTCCACCCTCGCAGGCGACCTCTCCCTGCCCAAGATCCGCCAGCGCCTCGCCACCACCGGCCCCGAGCCCGCCGCCACCCCGCCGGGCAATCCGTGGCACCAGGCCACCGCCGCTACCGAGCGCATCCCCCACCACCTCACCCACGGTGACGACGGTGCCGCCCAAGGACAGCTCGTCGCGCTCGGCGCCGCCCTGGACCTGCTGCCGCTCACCGCACCGACCGCGGTGCGGGGCGAACTGGAACGGGCCGCCGCGGCGTTCGAGCGCGCTACCCGCTCCCGCATTGCCGCCGACCTCGACAGCGCCCGTGTCCTGCGCCGCAGCGTCCAGGCAATCTGGCACAACCCTGCATCCGTGGGCGACGGCTCCGGCCTGGCGATGGTGATCGACGCCGCGCTCACCGCGGTCGGCTTCGCCCGGCACTGGCACCGCACCCGCCAGCACGCCCAGCAGGAAGTGGCAGCCGAACAGGCCCTCCTTCACCTACAGACCGCGTACGCGCAGATCGCCGGACCAGTCCTGGACGGCCTCGCCCACCGCGCGCCCACCCTGCAGACCAAGCACCGCCTCGCCCAGCACGTTCGGCAGGCCGTCCCCGAGTACGCCGAGCGCATCCTTGAAGATTCTGCCTGGGATGCCCTCGCCGCCGTGCTCGTGGAGGCGGAGAAGGCGGGGCACAAGGCGGCCACCGTCCTCGACCAGGCCGTCGGCCAGCGCACTCTGGACGACGCCCGCAACCCCGCCCGCGCCCTGACCTGGCGCATCCAACGCCTCGGCCAACGCCACGCCCCCGGCCCCCGCGCCCAGGTCCAGTTCCAGGCCGCCATGCCGCACCCCGCCCCCGGCACCACCGCACCCGGCGTCAGGCCGACGAACGGTGCCGCTCGTCGGCACTGA
- a CDS encoding plasmid mobilization protein, translating to MQRRRLRDKQLREHRVHPRYNDNEFALVKNAAALSEMAAGGYVAECSLAAARADDPTASVADYRAMVKTLMAANGKLGQIGNNLNQLTWHLHKDGAWPHPDTVQRLLDRVEASIAELDTAVAQVTEGR from the coding sequence GTGCAGCGTCGCCGTCTGCGTGACAAGCAGCTGCGCGAGCATCGAGTCCATCCCCGCTACAACGACAACGAGTTCGCCCTCGTGAAGAACGCCGCCGCTCTGAGCGAGATGGCAGCGGGCGGCTACGTCGCCGAATGCTCCCTCGCCGCCGCCCGCGCCGACGACCCCACCGCCTCGGTCGCCGACTACCGCGCCATGGTCAAGACCCTGATGGCCGCCAACGGAAAGCTCGGCCAGATCGGCAACAACCTCAACCAGCTCACCTGGCACCTCCACAAGGACGGCGCCTGGCCCCACCCCGACACCGTCCAACGCCTCTTGGACCGCGTCGAGGCATCCATCGCCGAGCTGGACACCGCCGTCGCCCAGGTCACCGAGGGACGGTGA
- a CDS encoding DUF2637 domain-containing protein, with translation MPPHESTAPVSTAPKTGAIRFGIALLGTIGFVLSYDALRQMAIAAHIRPLFAIGFPLVIDGFIAIGIATLLLVRTASKAARVYVWVLVILATALSIWANALHALRLNQQALGGGLQLGDWTVAVLSALPPLALAGAVHFFQIIQRDLALAAEQEVVGSRRNATSDIQRSTHLKVADAPADVAEDAADVADSSASCPAADEEEADTVDPKLLALARRAPLGRGGKASRRHIEDAVRSTGRSIGKDEAERVKDALQAELDEAAAAEPSEATPAAIVS, from the coding sequence CTGCCCCCGCACGAATCCACCGCACCCGTATCAACCGCGCCAAAGACCGGCGCCATCCGCTTCGGCATCGCCCTGCTCGGCACCATCGGCTTCGTCCTGTCCTACGACGCCCTACGGCAGATGGCCATCGCCGCCCACATACGCCCGCTCTTCGCCATCGGCTTCCCCCTCGTGATCGACGGGTTCATCGCCATCGGCATCGCCACCCTGCTCCTGGTACGCACCGCGTCGAAGGCCGCCCGCGTATACGTATGGGTTCTCGTCATCCTGGCCACCGCGCTCAGCATCTGGGCCAACGCGCTGCACGCCCTACGCCTCAACCAGCAGGCCCTGGGCGGCGGTCTGCAGCTCGGCGACTGGACCGTGGCCGTGCTCTCCGCGCTCCCGCCGCTCGCCCTGGCCGGCGCGGTGCACTTCTTCCAGATTATCCAGCGGGATCTTGCCCTGGCAGCCGAGCAGGAGGTCGTCGGCTCCAGGCGCAACGCCACCTCGGACATCCAGCGGTCCACGCACCTCAAGGTGGCGGACGCCCCGGCAGACGTGGCGGAGGACGCTGCCGATGTGGCGGATTCCTCCGCCTCTTGCCCTGCGGCCGACGAAGAGGAGGCGGACACCGTCGATCCCAAGCTGCTCGCCCTCGCCCGCCGTGCGCCGCTTGGGCGCGGAGGCAAAGCCTCACGCCGCCACATCGAGGACGCGGTCCGCAGCACCGGTCGATCGATCGGTAAGGACGAGGCGGAACGCGTCAAGGATGCACTGCAGGCCGAACTCGACGAAGCCGCCGCAGCCGAGCCGAGCGAGGCCACGCCAGCGGCGATCGTTTCCTGA